The proteins below are encoded in one region of Aphelocoma coerulescens isolate FSJ_1873_10779 chromosome 4, UR_Acoe_1.0, whole genome shotgun sequence:
- the LRRTM1 gene encoding leucine-rich repeat transmembrane neuronal protein 1, producing MDFLLIGLCLNWLLRKPPGLILCTLGIFSKMLPAVNSGCPQLCRCEGRLLYCESLNLTEMPRNLSGMMGLSLRYNSLSELHDGQFTGLMQLTWLYLDHNHICSVEGNAFQKLRRVKELTLSSNKITQLPNTTFRPMPNLRSVDLSYNNLQSLEPDLFHGLRKLTTLHMRSNAIKFVPVRIFQDCRSLKFLDIGYNQLKSLARNSFAGLFKLTELHLEHNDLVKVNLAHFPRLISLHSLCLRRNKVTIVVNTLDWIWQLEKMDLSGNEIEYIEPHVFESVPHLKSLQLDSNRLTYIDSRVLDSWKSLTSISLSANAWDCSRNVCALASWLSNFQGRYDSNLLCATPEYAQGEDVLDAVYAFHLCEDNADPTSVNTFSPVTNNSEQTLGYGSATATYDVPDGDEDRTTYAVTITIPGENSENAVQIHKVVTGTMALIFSFLIVVLVLYVSWKCFPAGLRQLRQCFVTQRRKQKQKQTMHQMAAMSAQEYYVDYKPNHIEGALVIINEYGSCSCHQQPARECEV from the coding sequence ATGGATTTCCTTCTTATTGGTCTCTGTTTAAACTggctgctgaggaagccccCGGGGTTGATATTGTGTACGCTGGGTATCTTTTCtaaaatgcttccagctgtgAATAGTGGGTGTCCACAGCTCTGTCGGTGTGAGGGCAGGCTTTTGTACTGTGAATCACTGAATCTCACAGAGATGCCTCGCAACCTGTCGGGCATGATGGGCTTGTCTCTGCGGTACAACAGCCTTTCAGAGCTGCATGATGGACAGTTCACAGGGTTAATGCAGCTCACGTGGCTCTATCTGGATCACAATCACATTTGCTCAGTGGAGGGGAATGCCTTTCAAAAATTGCGGCGAGTTAAAGAGCTCACCCTGAGTTCCAACAAAATAACTCAACTGCCCAACACCACTTTCCGCCCCATGCCAAACTTGCGCAGTGTGGATTTATCGTACAACAACCTACAGTCTTTGGAGCCTGACCTCTTCCACGGGCTGAGAAAACTGACAACTTTGCACATGCGGTCGAACGCCATCAAGTTCGTGCCAGTGAGAATTTTTCAGGACTGTCGCAGCCTGAAGTTTCTAGACATAGGATACAATCAGTTAAAGAGCCTGGCTCGAAACTCTTTTGCAGGCTTGTTCAAACTCACTGAGCTGCACCTCGAGCACAATGACTTGGTGAAAGTGAATTTAGCCCATTTTCCCAGGCTCATCTCCCTGCACTCCCTCTGCTTGCGAAGGAATAAAGTTACCATCGTAGTAAACACTTTGGACTGGATATGGCAACTCGAAAAGATGGATCTCTCCGGCAACGAAATCGAATACATCGAACCTCACGTTTTTGAAAGTGTACCTCATCTCAAATCCCTGCAGCTGGACTCCAACCGGCTGACCTACATCGACTCCCGAGTCCTCGACTCCTGGAAGTCCCTCACGAGCATCAGCCTTTCCGCCAACGCCTGGGATTGCAGCCGGAACGTCTGCGCCCTGGCCTCCTGGCTGAGCAACTTCCAGGGTCGCTACGACAGCAACCTGCTCTGTGCCACCCCCGAGTACGCCCAGGGCGAGGATGTTTTGGACGCCGTGTACGCCTTTCACTTGTGCGAGGACAACGCCGACCCCACGAGCGTCAACACCTTCTCCCCGGTGACCAACAACAGCGAGCAGACGCTCGGCTATGGCTCGGCCACCGCCACCTACGACGTGCCCGACGGTGACGAGGATCGGACCACGTACGCCGTCACCATCACCATACCCGGCGAGAACTCCGAGAACGCCGTGCAGATTCACAAGGTGGTGACGGGCACCATGGCactgattttttccttcctcatcgTGGTTTTGGTGTTGTACGTCTCCTGGAAGTGCTTCCCAGCCGGCTTAAGGCAACTAAGACAGTGCTTTGTCACACAGCGcaggaagcagaagcaaaaaCAGACCATGCACCAAATGGCTGCCATGTCAGCCCAGGAGTATTACGTTGATTACAAACCCAACCACATTGAGGGAGCCCTGGTGATCATTAATGAGTACGGATCTTGTTCCTGTCACCAGCAGCCAGCGAGGGAATGCGAGGTGTGA